In the genome of Colletotrichum lupini chromosome 8, complete sequence, one region contains:
- a CDS encoding transaldolase: protein MGSQGAITWLDKLEEQINVDVDWMDPEYIKSMPIVPHDQTSNQLWVDIQLGHESNRHLFLETAKELKNEGWLAIYTRMAVLMCKKNINSIRGRVLLQTLPSNAYKTQETLDHARLYDREFAKAGIGRDRYCIKIPSTGPALNAAKILSSERISTLGTALFSLPQAIACSQAGMLYISPYYNEVRAHDEPDVLWPNVEDPATQHPMSARIIQIIETYKRLYKETGKEQPLVKNASFISAKEAMAAGEMGCHSATISHTVLDQLAKLPYDGSKQPGEGVPKPVHVYKDIGPTPERLKKLATIDPLAAAEWDGNLARTDVDYLADGGAALQKAIEADPVTTTRLSDALKLFIGGEKSSQGKIEEVLKQI from the exons ATGGGCAGCCAGGGCGCAATCACATGGCTTGACAAGCTTGAGGAACAGA TAAACGTCGATGTCGATTGGATGGATCCTGAGTACATCAAGAGCATGCCCATTGTCCCCCACGACCAAACAAGCAACCAGCTCTGGGTTGATATCCAGCTTGGCCATGAATCGAACAGGCATCTTTTCCTCGAGACTGCAAAGGAATTGAAGAATGAAGGGTGGCTCGCCATCTACACTCGCATG GCCGTTCTCATGTGCAAAAAGAACATCAACTCTATCCGCGGCCGAGTCCTTTTGCAAACCCTCCCCTCCAACGCGTACAAGACACAGGAAACTCTCGATCATGCACGCCTTTATGATCGTGAATTTGCCAAAGCCGGCATCGGGCGCGATCGATATTGCATCAAAATACCATCGACTGGACCAGCTTTGAACGCTGCAAAGATCTTGTCCTCAGAAAGGATTTCCACCCTAGGGACAGCGCTCTTCAGCTTGCCTCAAGCTATTGCTTGCAGCCAGGCCGGCATGCTGTACATCAGCCCGTATTACAATG AGGTGCGGGCCCACGATGAACCGGATGTCCTCTGGCCGAATGTCGAGGACCCAGCAACGCAACACCCTATGTCGGCACGAATCATCCAGATCATCGAGACATACAAGCGGCTGTACAAAGAGACCGGCAAAGAACAGCCACTCGTCAAGAACGCCAG CTTCATCTCAGCCAAAGAGGCTATGGCGGCAGGGGAAATGGGATGTCATTCTGCAACCATCTCCCACACTGTCCTTGACCAACTAGCCAAGCTTCCTTACGATGGTAGCAAACAGCCAGGCGAAGGCGTGCCGAAGCCTGTTCACGTCTACAAAGACATCGGTCCGACCCCTGAGCGGCTGAAGAAGCTCGCCACCATCGACCCTCTGGCAGCGGCCGAGTGGGACGGAAACCTGGCCCGTACTGACGTTGACTACCTCGCTGATGGCGGTGCTGCGCTGCAGAAGGCTATCGAGGCCGACCCCGTTACGACGACTCGGCTCTCGGATGCGCTGAAGCTCTTCATCGGCGGGGAGAAGAGCAGTCAGGGAAAGATTGAGGAGGTCCTGAAGCAGATTTGA